ACTGCAAGTTCCTAAAACGCCGAGATCACTTCAAGTTCGGCTTTAGTAATCAACGACGCATAGACTTCGATGTCGATTTGTTCCGAGATGAAGTGAGTGCTGCCGTCGGCCAGATTGATTTGCAACCCGCCGGGGTGAAACGAGTACGCTTCGTTGTTGTTGGTTTTGTTGATTGCCCATGGTCCCGAACAGCTCAAACCATCGTCGCTGAATCCATGCAGTGGGATAAAGTTCTGAGGGTCAGCCCAACCGCCACCCTTCGCTCGCCCATTGGCGACGTTCAGATTGCCGCAACCGTTGTCGTTCGTCGACGGTCCTAACCGGCCATTGACATAGAACTGGGGTCGACCGGCATCCTCGGTCAACAGCATCGTGTTTGACAATCCGTCGAAAACATCACGCATTCGCGTGACACTTCGGTTGATCAAACCAAATGGTTTCTTTCTCCGTTTGACGAACCCCGCGTTCATGATCGTCGACGTGACCACACCATGGGGAACATAATCCGTTGTGGCAGTCATGACTCCGCCACCCGCACGATCGAGCAGCCCACTAATCGGCGTACTCGGGCACGTGTACGTCGACACCTTTTTATCAATCGTGTCATGGTTGCGACTGTTATTCCAATCGACACTGAAATCATAGCTACTAAAAAGGTCAACACGTTCAAGAAACGGCATGATGGCAACAGCCCAAGTATGGCCGCGATTGGGCAAGGCTTGACGCGGAAACATCTTGTACAGCGAATGGTAGTTCTGGGCGGCAAGGCCGATCTGTCGCATGTTGTTCGAACATGACATGCGACGCGTAGCTTCACGGGCCGCCTGAACAGCCGGCAACAACAGCCCAATGAGCACTGCGATGATCGCAATCACCACCAGCAATTCGATCAGAGTGAATCCCACGCGTCGACTTCGAACGAGATTGCCAATCACCAAAACCGTGCCTCACTCTACCGGTGAACCGAAGAACCCAGCCCAACAGTCTAACGCATCCGCGAACCGCTTTCGCGCAGCGAGTGCCTGAATAGCAGGAACCACAAAGCTCGCCGAATGATTCGGTTAACACCGCATCATTGAAACGTCAATCCTGCACAGACGTCATTTGCATCGTATCAGCGATTCCATAAAAACGGTTCGCGCTGCGGCATCGTGGGATCGCGTACCACTGATCACCCAACTGTCCCACAACGATTCGAGATCCGTACTCGCGACCGTCGTATCCTTCTGCCACCACAGCAACGCACATAAACTTTTCAGCGTAGTAAGTGCTCACCATTTCCAAACGCAAAGCGACAACTCGTCTGTCGTCGGGATCAAAGGCTTCACTTGCGACGACGCGCACAGGTCGATTCGGATTCATTCGCTTTGGCAATTCGTAGACCGTAAACGATTCCTCGCCGTGACTGAATTTGGTTTCATGCAGACACTGGGCAAACTTCTGCAGCGTGTCGACCGAACCGTCACATACACCCAAAAGCAGATGTCGAACAAAGTCTTTGGGTGATTCCATTGCACAGCCACGAAACAGAGCGGAGGCAGCATCTTCGGGGCTGGACGCGCCTTCGCGATCGAACGTAAACGGAGCGAGAATCGGGTCTGCGACTGCGGCATTCAAGCGAACCCCGTAGGTCATCGTGGCAGCAACAATCACGGCCATCACCGTGCATGCGATGGAAAAACTGCGGCGCTTCATGGTTGTGATGCCCTTAAAAAAGTGAACAAACGACGCTTGTGTTCGCCCGACCGAAGCGAGCGACGATACCACGGAACTTTAACCGACAAGTGAACTCAAATGGGACAATTCAAAGTGTAAAGCAAAGATCAGACAATCGTGGCTTGGCGAACTGATGGGTATATTGATCGCTTCGCCGAAAATTTTCGGATGTGGTGGACCCTAGGAAGACCGAGAAATTGATGCCAATCCCGAAGTGTTTGATTCGAAGCGCCGTT
The DNA window shown above is from Rubripirellula reticaptiva and carries:
- a CDS encoding DUF1559 domain-containing protein, yielding MGFTLIELLVVIAIIAVLIGLLLPAVQAAREATRRMSCSNNMRQIGLAAQNYHSLYKMFPRQALPNRGHTWAVAIMPFLERVDLFSSYDFSVDWNNSRNHDTIDKKVSTYTCPSTPISGLLDRAGGGVMTATTDYVPHGVVTSTIMNAGFVKRRKKPFGLINRSVTRMRDVFDGLSNTMLLTEDAGRPQFYVNGRLGPSTNDNGCGNLNVANGRAKGGGWADPQNFIPLHGFSDDGLSCSGPWAINKTNNNEAYSFHPGGLQINLADGSTHFISEQIDIEVYASLITKAELEVISAF